A section of the Laspinema palackyanum D2c genome encodes:
- a CDS encoding type I restriction-modification system subunit M, which yields MAIKKTELYSSLWAGCDELRGGMDASQYKDYVLTLLFLKYISDKYAGDPNGIIFVPEGASFDELATLKGDKEIGDKINKVISKLAEENDLKGAIDIADFNDEDKLGKGKEMIDRLSKLVGIFDGLDLSANRAEGDDLLGDAYEYLMRHFATDSGKSKGQFYTPAEVSRILAKVVGITPETRQDATVYDPTCGSGSLLLKVADEAPNGLTIYGQEMDNSTWSLARMNMFMHNNPTADIRKDNTLSSPYWKNPDGSLKTFDFAVANPPFSYKSWSNGVNLTNDEFQRFEYGVPPGKNGDYAFLLHILKSLKSTGKAAVILPHGVLFRGNAEARIRQNLVTQGYIKGIIGLPPNLFYGTGIPACIIVIDKASAQQRQGLFMVDASKGFMKDGNKNRLRSQDIHKIVDVFNNQIECPRYSRMVSLDEIAANDYNLNIPRYIDSSEPEDIHDLSAHLNGGIPNADIDALEDYWKVFPQMRSALFAPSQRPGYSQSLVEASQVKGTILNHPEFTAFTQKTLALYQDWRKHHQGRLKEIAIGDKPKVLIESLAEDLLARFAQADLLDKYDIYQLLMDYWAETMQDDVYLLVQDGWKVGKGLRELVVKKGEKLKETVDLTIGKKKYKTDLIPPGLIVARYFADKQQHLDELQADCDAITQELEALIEEHTGEEGALTDAQSDKGNVTKTNLKKLIGETTKQLSIFDEDESSVEGEQLAVLERCLELFDLEAEKKKAVKDTQEALDKAVFAKYPKLTEDEIKVLLVEDKWEATLEATISAEIERMTQQLANRVKDLEERYAEPLPQLVDEVEALSGKVDEHLRRMGLEWN from the coding sequence ATGGCTATTAAAAAAACCGAACTTTATAGCTCCTTATGGGCCGGATGTGATGAACTGCGAGGCGGCATGGATGCCTCCCAGTATAAAGATTACGTCCTCACCTTACTCTTTTTAAAATACATTTCCGACAAATATGCCGGAGACCCCAATGGAATCATCTTCGTTCCTGAAGGCGCATCCTTTGATGAATTAGCCACACTCAAAGGAGACAAAGAAATCGGGGATAAAATCAACAAAGTCATTAGTAAACTAGCCGAAGAAAATGACTTAAAAGGAGCCATAGATATTGCCGACTTCAACGATGAAGATAAACTCGGCAAAGGCAAAGAAATGATAGATCGCCTCTCCAAATTAGTCGGAATCTTTGACGGATTGGACTTAAGCGCCAACCGCGCCGAAGGAGACGACTTACTTGGCGACGCCTATGAATACCTGATGCGCCACTTTGCCACCGACTCCGGCAAAAGCAAGGGCCAGTTCTACACCCCCGCAGAAGTCTCGCGGATTTTAGCCAAAGTCGTAGGCATCACCCCAGAAACCCGGCAGGATGCTACCGTCTATGACCCCACCTGTGGATCCGGTTCCCTCCTCTTGAAAGTAGCAGATGAAGCGCCCAATGGATTAACCATTTATGGGCAGGAGATGGACAACTCCACCTGGTCCTTAGCGCGCATGAATATGTTCATGCACAACAACCCCACCGCCGACATTCGCAAAGACAACACCCTCTCCTCCCCCTACTGGAAAAACCCGGATGGCAGCTTAAAAACCTTTGACTTTGCCGTTGCCAACCCGCCCTTTTCCTATAAATCCTGGAGTAACGGGGTCAACCTTACCAACGACGAATTTCAGCGGTTTGAGTATGGCGTTCCCCCTGGAAAAAATGGGGACTATGCCTTTCTGCTGCACATTCTCAAATCCCTGAAAAGTACCGGCAAAGCTGCCGTAATTTTGCCGCATGGGGTGTTGTTTCGGGGGAATGCCGAGGCGCGTATCCGGCAGAATTTGGTCACCCAGGGTTATATCAAAGGCATCATCGGGTTACCGCCTAACCTGTTTTACGGCACAGGTATCCCCGCTTGTATAATCGTCATAGACAAAGCAAGCGCCCAGCAGCGCCAGGGGTTGTTCATGGTGGATGCCAGCAAGGGGTTCATGAAAGATGGGAATAAGAACCGCCTGCGGAGTCAGGATATCCATAAAATTGTGGATGTCTTCAACAATCAAATTGAATGCCCTCGGTACAGTCGGATGGTGAGTCTGGATGAAATTGCCGCCAACGACTACAACCTCAATATCCCCCGTTATATTGACTCTAGCGAACCGGAAGACATCCACGACCTGAGCGCCCACCTGAATGGGGGCATCCCTAACGCGGATATTGATGCTTTAGAGGATTACTGGAAGGTATTTCCCCAGATGCGGAGTGCCTTGTTTGCCCCGAGTCAGCGCCCAGGATATAGTCAGAGTTTAGTAGAAGCCAGCCAAGTCAAAGGGACGATTCTCAACCACCCAGAATTTACAGCCTTTACCCAGAAGACTTTAGCCCTGTATCAGGATTGGCGCAAGCATCACCAGGGGAGACTCAAGGAGATTGCCATTGGAGATAAACCCAAGGTGCTGATTGAAAGCCTAGCGGAGGACCTGCTGGCGCGGTTTGCTCAAGCTGATTTGCTGGATAAGTATGACATTTATCAGCTATTGATGGACTACTGGGCGGAAACCATGCAGGATGATGTCTATTTGCTGGTGCAGGATGGCTGGAAAGTGGGAAAAGGGTTGCGGGAGTTGGTGGTTAAAAAGGGCGAGAAACTGAAAGAAACGGTAGATTTAACCATTGGGAAGAAAAAATATAAAACGGATTTAATCCCACCCGGGCTGATTGTGGCGCGATATTTTGCAGATAAGCAGCAGCATCTTGATGAGTTGCAGGCAGATTGTGATGCCATTACTCAGGAGTTGGAGGCACTGATTGAGGAGCATACCGGGGAGGAGGGGGCTTTGACGGATGCCCAAAGTGATAAGGGAAATGTGACGAAAACGAACCTCAAAAAATTAATCGGAGAAACGACTAAGCAGCTATCTATTTTTGATGAGGATGAGTCATCCGTTGAGGGGGAACAGTTAGCTGTGCTGGAGCGATGTTTGGAGTTGTTTGACTTGGAGGCCGAGAAGAAAAAGGCGGTTAAGGACACTCAAGAGGCACTGGATAAGGCGGTGTTTGCGAAGTATCCAAAGTTGACTGAGGATGAGATTAAGGTGTTGTTGGTGGAGGATAAATGGGAAGCTACCCTAGAGGCGACAATTTCGGCAGAGATTGAGCGGATGACGCAGCAGTTGGCGAATCGGGTGAAGGATTTAGAGGAACGCTATGCGGAACCGTTGCCTCAGTTGGTGGATGAGGTTGAGGCGTTATCGGGTAAGGTAGATGAGCATTTAAGGAGGATGGGGTTAGAGTGGAATTGA
- a CDS encoding UPF0175 family protein, with protein sequence MSLVISDEIIKASGLSEDELLVELVLLLFQQFKVSLGKAAELLNMSQIRFQRLIADRGICVHYDVAELREDIEHLTEKGWV encoded by the coding sequence ATGAGTTTAGTGATTTCTGATGAGATTATAAAAGCGAGTGGTTTGTCAGAGGATGAGCTTTTGGTTGAGCTTGTTTTGCTGCTTTTTCAGCAGTTCAAGGTTAGCCTTGGAAAAGCGGCAGAATTGCTAAATATGTCTCAGATTCGCTTTCAGCGCTTGATTGCGGATAGGGGCATTTGCGTCCATTATGATGTGGCTGAATTGCGGGAAGATATCGAACATTTGACGGAAAAAGGTTGGGTGTAA
- a CDS encoding restriction endonuclease subunit S, producing the protein MSNYKYSINIKKLPEGYKHTEVGVIPEDWESISIGELEPYVTSGSRGWAKYYSKFGELFIRITNLNRQSIYLNLQDIKLVDLPKGVSEGKRTKLQNGDILISITADIGIIGYINDFIPNPAYINQHISLVRIEVDNADSKYVAYFLASENVQRLFREATDQGAKAGLNLDTIRGLKLAFPKFPEQKAIAQALSDVDALIAALDKLIAKKRHIKTATMQQLLTGKKRLPGFGEGKGYKKTDIGVIPEDWECESLIDKIVITHGFGFQSRYFCSQGLYNLTTPGNFYEEGGFREIGEKQKYYDGPLPDIYVLQSGDLIVAMTEQAEGLLGSVAFIPSSGTYLHNQRIGRIKPISSNIALGFLYYLFNFTKFRLKVKETAAGTKVKHTSPSKLLEIAVPLPPVLEQKAIAQVLSDIDTEITALEKRRTKTQAIKQGMMQELLTGRTRLSFDKA; encoded by the coding sequence ATGAGTAATTATAAATATTCGATAAATATAAAAAAATTGCCCGAAGGATACAAGCATACGGAGGTTGGGGTAATTCCTGAAGATTGGGAATCGATTAGCATTGGAGAACTAGAACCCTATGTAACAAGTGGCTCTCGGGGGTGGGCTAAATATTACTCAAAATTTGGTGAATTATTTATCCGAATCACGAATCTGAATAGACAATCCATTTACTTGAATCTCCAAGATATAAAACTGGTCGATTTGCCAAAAGGAGTGAGTGAGGGGAAAAGAACTAAACTACAAAATGGAGACATTTTAATCTCTATAACAGCAGATATTGGAATTATTGGTTATATAAATGATTTTATTCCCAATCCTGCATATATAAACCAGCATATTTCTTTAGTACGGATTGAAGTAGACAATGCTGATTCCAAATATGTGGCATATTTTTTAGCTAGTGAAAATGTCCAACGTTTATTTAGAGAAGCAACAGATCAAGGGGCAAAAGCAGGACTAAACTTAGATACAATTCGGGGATTAAAGTTAGCTTTCCCTAAGTTTCCAGAACAAAAAGCGATCGCCCAAGCCCTATCGGACGTAGATGCCCTAATTGCCGCCCTGGATAAGCTCATCGCCAAAAAGCGCCACATCAAAACCGCCACCATGCAGCAACTCCTCACGGGTAAGAAGCGCCTGCCGGGGTTTGGCGAGGGCAAGGGTTATAAAAAAACTGACATTGGCGTGATTCCTGAAGATTGGGAATGTGAATCTCTTATAGACAAGATTGTAATAACTCACGGCTTTGGATTTCAAAGTCGATATTTCTGCTCACAGGGTTTATATAATTTAACTACTCCAGGTAACTTCTACGAAGAGGGGGGCTTTCGAGAAATAGGAGAAAAACAAAAATATTATGATGGACCGCTGCCAGATATTTATGTACTTCAGTCTGGCGATTTAATTGTAGCAATGACTGAACAAGCTGAAGGTTTACTAGGAAGTGTTGCTTTTATTCCCTCATCGGGAACTTATCTTCATAACCAAAGAATAGGAAGAATTAAGCCAATTTCATCTAATATTGCCCTGGGATTTTTATACTATCTATTCAACTTTACAAAATTTCGTTTAAAGGTAAAAGAAACGGCGGCTGGAACGAAGGTTAAACATACATCCCCAAGTAAACTTCTGGAAATTGCTGTTCCCTTACCTCCGGTTTTAGAACAAAAAGCCATCGCCCAAGTCCTCTCCGACATAGACACCGAAATCACAGCCTTAGAAAAACGCCGCACCAAAACCCAAGCCATCAAACAGGGAATGATGCAGGAACTGTTAACCGGGAGGACAAGGCTATCATTTGATAAAGCCTAA
- a CDS encoding type II toxin-antitoxin system VapC family toxin, which translates to MIILDTHIWIWWVDEHPKLSRQNRELIEANQASGLGVSIISCWEIAKLVEKNRLTFECPLEEWLELALDYPGVQLLQLSLPIILESTRLSGFHADPSDQIIVATARVSGLSLLTQDQKILNYLQKNTP; encoded by the coding sequence ATGATTATCCTAGATACGCATATCTGGATCTGGTGGGTTGATGAACATCCTAAACTGTCTCGCCAAAACCGAGAACTCATTGAAGCAAATCAAGCCAGCGGTTTAGGAGTCAGCATCATTTCTTGCTGGGAAATTGCTAAATTAGTCGAGAAAAATAGGCTAACTTTTGAATGTCCTTTAGAGGAATGGCTTGAACTCGCCCTAGATTACCCCGGCGTTCAATTACTCCAATTAAGCCTGCCAATCATCCTCGAATCTACTCGACTTTCTGGATTTCATGCCGACCCCTCTGACCAAATCATTGTCGCGACGGCTAGGGTTTCCGGGTTGTCACTACTTACTCAGGATCAAAAAATATTAAACTATCTCCAAAAAAACACGCCATGA
- a CDS encoding type I restriction endonuclease subunit R: MSNIGQLELFTQGRIIQLFQNHLHYTYLGNWHHRKNNRNIEPELLTQWLANGGINKTLISKTLRELDQAAALGDIQNLYDANKAVYSLLRYGVKVKEGAGEQTQTIWLIDWEHPENNHFAIAEEVTIKGKNSKRPDIVLYINGIALGILELKRSIVSISEGIRQNLDNQKKEFIRPFFTTLQLVMAGNDTQGIRYGTIETSEKYYLEWKEENPLYNPNTHPKNQKYLPEIPSEIAETRLDSDLIRLCNQTRFLELLHNFIIFDSGIKKTCRPSQYFGIKAAQNALQQREGGIIWHTQGSGKSLTMGWLAKWIRENLNDARVLILTDRTELDEQIESIFKGIDEDIYQTKSSADLIRTLSTSEPWLICSLIQKFGNRQNEATDELIQTIQNQLPSNFTPKGNLFVFVDECHRTQSGKLHQAMKSILPDALFIGFTGTPLLKQDKQKSIEVFGNYIHTYKFDEAVTDGIVLDLRYEARDIDQTITTQTKIDQWFEAKTRGLSDLAKTQLKQKWGTMQKLLSSKSRLEQIVDDILLDMETKPRLMDGRGNAMLVCASIYQACKTYELFNQTQLKGKCAIITSYKPSPADIKGEETGEGNTEKLHQYEIYRRMLADYFNQPEDKAMSRVEEFEKEVKTRFIKEPGQMRLLIVVDKLLTGFDAPPATYLYIDKTMRDHGLFQAICRVNRLDGEDKEYGYVVDYKDLFQQLEGAVNNYTSGAFEGYDADDVAGLLSDRLDKAKERLEDTLETVKALCEPVPRPGNTSDYLHYFCATDTSDKTALTNNEPKRVALYQAVTALIRAYSNLANEMTEAGYTSHESQTIKAEVEHYSKMRDEVKIASGDYLDMKLYEPAMRHLLDSYIHAEPSTIVSDFEELGLIQLIVKNGLGTLEQLPAGLKNNREAVAETIENNIRKIILDESPINPKYYENMSDLLDALIEQRRNQAMGYQEYLEQVKQLAKQIIQPAGEVQANYPHSLDTPAKRSLYDNLGQDETLALAVDKAVRSTKKEGWIGNTMKEREIKNAIRGVIRDPDINLGNILEIIKHQNEYQ, translated from the coding sequence ATGAGCAACATTGGACAACTCGAACTATTCACTCAAGGCAGAATCATCCAACTCTTCCAAAACCACCTCCACTACACCTACCTCGGAAACTGGCATCACCGAAAAAATAACCGCAACATAGAACCCGAACTCCTCACCCAATGGTTAGCCAACGGAGGCATTAACAAAACCCTCATCAGCAAAACCCTGAGAGAACTTGACCAAGCAGCCGCCCTCGGAGACATCCAAAACCTCTATGATGCCAACAAAGCCGTTTATAGCCTCCTGCGCTATGGCGTCAAAGTCAAAGAAGGGGCTGGAGAACAAACCCAAACCATCTGGTTAATCGACTGGGAACACCCCGAAAACAACCACTTTGCTATAGCCGAAGAAGTCACCATTAAAGGCAAAAATTCCAAACGCCCCGATATCGTCCTCTACATCAACGGCATCGCCCTCGGAATCCTCGAACTCAAACGTTCCATCGTCTCCATCAGTGAAGGCATCCGCCAAAACCTCGACAACCAGAAAAAAGAATTTATCCGCCCCTTCTTCACCACCCTCCAACTTGTCATGGCGGGAAACGATACCCAAGGAATCCGCTACGGCACCATAGAAACCTCAGAAAAATACTATCTCGAATGGAAAGAAGAAAATCCACTTTATAACCCCAATACCCACCCAAAAAATCAAAAATATCTCCCTGAAATCCCCTCAGAAATAGCCGAGACTCGCTTAGATAGTGACCTAATTCGCCTCTGTAACCAAACCCGCTTCTTAGAACTCCTCCACAACTTCATCATCTTTGATAGCGGCATCAAAAAAACCTGTCGCCCTAGCCAATACTTCGGCATCAAAGCCGCCCAAAACGCCCTCCAACAGCGAGAAGGCGGCATCATCTGGCATACCCAAGGGTCCGGGAAAAGCCTGACAATGGGATGGCTTGCCAAATGGATCCGAGAAAACCTCAACGATGCGCGGGTCCTCATCCTCACAGATCGCACCGAACTCGACGAACAAATCGAAAGCATCTTTAAAGGAATAGACGAAGACATCTACCAAACCAAAAGCAGCGCGGACCTCATCCGCACCCTCAGCACCTCAGAACCCTGGCTAATTTGCTCCCTCATCCAGAAATTTGGCAACCGCCAAAACGAAGCCACCGACGAACTTATACAAACCATCCAAAACCAACTCCCCAGCAACTTCACCCCCAAAGGCAACCTCTTCGTCTTCGTCGATGAATGCCACCGTACCCAGTCCGGGAAACTCCACCAAGCCATGAAAAGCATCCTCCCCGACGCCTTATTCATCGGCTTTACCGGCACCCCCCTCCTCAAACAAGACAAGCAAAAAAGCATCGAAGTCTTCGGCAACTACATCCACACCTACAAATTTGATGAAGCCGTCACCGATGGCATCGTGCTCGACTTGCGCTATGAAGCCCGAGATATCGACCAAACTATCACCACCCAGACCAAAATTGACCAATGGTTTGAAGCAAAAACGCGCGGATTATCCGACTTAGCCAAAACCCAACTCAAACAGAAATGGGGAACAATGCAAAAACTCCTCTCTAGCAAATCTCGCCTCGAACAAATCGTGGACGATATCCTGCTAGACATGGAAACCAAACCCCGCCTCATGGATGGAAGAGGGAACGCCATGCTCGTTTGCGCCAGCATATACCAAGCCTGCAAAACTTACGAACTCTTCAACCAAACCCAACTCAAAGGAAAGTGCGCCATCATCACCAGCTACAAACCCTCCCCTGCCGATATCAAAGGAGAAGAAACCGGAGAGGGAAACACCGAGAAACTGCATCAATATGAGATTTATCGCCGGATGCTGGCAGACTACTTCAACCAACCCGAAGACAAAGCCATGTCCCGGGTAGAGGAATTTGAGAAAGAAGTCAAAACCCGATTTATCAAAGAACCCGGACAAATGCGCCTGCTGATAGTCGTGGATAAACTCCTCACCGGCTTTGATGCACCCCCCGCCACCTACCTCTACATCGACAAAACCATGAGAGATCATGGATTATTCCAAGCCATCTGCCGCGTCAACCGCCTGGATGGGGAAGACAAAGAATATGGCTATGTCGTGGATTATAAAGACCTTTTCCAACAACTAGAGGGGGCCGTTAATAACTATACCAGTGGCGCTTTTGAAGGCTATGATGCCGATGACGTAGCGGGATTATTGAGCGATCGCCTAGACAAAGCAAAAGAGCGCCTAGAAGACACCCTAGAAACCGTCAAAGCCCTCTGTGAACCCGTCCCCCGTCCCGGCAACACCTCCGACTACCTCCATTACTTCTGCGCCACCGACACCTCCGATAAAACAGCCCTAACCAACAACGAACCGAAACGAGTCGCCCTTTACCAAGCCGTCACCGCCTTAATTCGTGCCTATAGTAACCTCGCCAACGAAATGACAGAGGCAGGTTATACCAGCCACGAATCCCAAACCATTAAAGCCGAAGTAGAACACTACAGCAAAATGCGGGATGAGGTCAAAATTGCCAGTGGTGACTACTTAGATATGAAACTCTACGAACCCGCCATGCGCCACCTGCTGGATAGCTACATCCACGCCGAACCCAGTACCATCGTCTCCGACTTTGAAGAATTGGGATTGATTCAACTGATTGTTAAAAACGGGTTAGGCACATTAGAACAACTGCCAGCAGGCTTAAAGAACAACCGGGAAGCGGTTGCCGAAACCATTGAGAATAACATCCGCAAAATCATCTTAGATGAGAGTCCGATTAACCCGAAATACTATGAAAATATGTCCGATTTACTGGATGCTTTAATTGAGCAACGCCGGAACCAGGCAATGGGTTATCAGGAGTACCTAGAACAGGTCAAACAACTGGCAAAACAAATCATTCAACCCGCAGGGGAGGTGCAAGCTAACTATCCCCACTCTCTGGATACCCCCGCCAAGCGATCGCTCTACGATAACCTAGGACAAGATGAAACCTTAGCCCTGGCGGTCGATAAAGCAGTCCGTTCCACCAAAAAAGAGGGATGGATTGGAAATACGATGAAAGAACGAGAAATCAAAAATGCCATTCGGGGAGTCATTCGCGACCCCGATATTAATCTGGGAAATATTTTAGAAATAATTAAACATCAAAATGAGTATCAGTAA
- a CDS encoding M48 family metallopeptidase, producing the protein MSISNLEIESQIIIRDIPIQIVRKPIKNLHVGVYPPHGHVRVAAPLHLTEDNIRLAVISRLSWIKKQRANFEAQPRQSKREMVSGESHYVFGERYRLEVIERRGRHEMALIPPKTLQLFVNPGTSPQNRALVLTEWYRAQLRARIPDLLDHWQPIIGQDVAEWGIKKMKTKWGSCNISQHRIWVNLELAKKPVECLEYVVVHELVHFLERHHNQRFKAYMDQYLPNWRECRDILNREPLGEL; encoded by the coding sequence ATGAGTATCAGTAACTTAGAAATTGAAAGCCAGATTATCATCAGGGATATTCCCATCCAAATCGTCAGAAAACCTATCAAAAACCTCCATGTAGGGGTTTATCCGCCTCATGGTCATGTTCGGGTTGCTGCACCGTTGCATCTAACCGAGGATAACATTCGGCTGGCGGTCATTTCCCGGCTGTCCTGGATTAAGAAACAACGAGCCAACTTTGAAGCCCAACCCCGCCAGTCCAAGCGAGAAATGGTTTCTGGGGAAAGTCATTATGTATTTGGCGAGCGGTATCGGCTAGAAGTCATCGAACGTCGGGGGCGTCATGAAATGGCCTTAATTCCCCCTAAAACCCTTCAGCTATTCGTCAACCCCGGGACTTCCCCTCAAAATCGGGCTTTAGTGTTAACTGAATGGTATCGCGCTCAACTTAGAGCAAGAATCCCGGATTTGTTGGACCACTGGCAACCGATAATCGGGCAGGACGTGGCGGAGTGGGGCATCAAAAAAATGAAGACGAAATGGGGAAGTTGTAATATAAGCCAGCATCGGATTTGGGTGAATTTAGAGTTGGCAAAAAAGCCGGTAGAATGCCTGGAGTATGTGGTGGTGCATGAGTTGGTTCATTTTTTAGAGCGCCATCATAATCAACGATTTAAAGCCTATATGGATCAATATTTACCTAATTGGCGGGAATGTCGGGACATTTTGAATCGGGAACCGTTAGGGGAGTTGTAG
- a CDS encoding HNH endonuclease, whose product MSRYSKDWRTIALTIKEQAGWRCAKCDRQCLRPGDDITGLTKSERTKITLTVHHHNRMPEDNRPENLIALCTSCHLGYHTRQQSNVPPGQLSFEF is encoded by the coding sequence ATGTCACGATATTCCAAAGACTGGCGGACTATTGCCCTAACTATCAAAGAACAAGCCGGGTGGCGCTGTGCCAAATGCGATCGCCAATGTTTGCGTCCTGGTGACGACATCACGGGTCTGACCAAATCCGAACGGACCAAAATCACCTTGACGGTTCATCACCATAACCGGATGCCCGAGGACAACCGCCCCGAGAATCTGATTGCACTCTGCACCAGTTGTCACCTGGGCTATCACACTCGGCAACAGTCGAACGTGCCGCCAGGTCAGTTATCGTTTGAGTTTTAG
- a CDS encoding type IV toxin-antitoxin system AbiEi family antitoxin domain-containing protein, with protein sequence MKLKMEKQSSSRQVLQLARDNQLIRSRDLRERGIHPESLRRLEQQGTLVRAGRGIYTLCKNDLTEHQSQIEACARVPHGIICLLSALRFHRLTTQAPFEVWMAIANKARPPKDDILPLRIVYMSGKAFSEGIEEHDCAGLPVKVYSVAKTVADCFKYRHKLGMDVALEALRESWNGNRCTIDELWHYAQICRVARVIYPYLESLT encoded by the coding sequence GTGAAGCTCAAAATGGAAAAGCAATCTAGCTCAAGGCAGGTGCTGCAACTTGCCCGAGATAACCAGCTTATTCGCTCCCGCGACCTGAGAGAGCGCGGGATCCATCCGGAGTCTTTGCGGCGACTTGAACAGCAGGGGACGCTCGTCAGGGCAGGGCGTGGAATTTACACGCTCTGTAAGAATGACTTAACCGAACATCAAAGCCAGATTGAAGCCTGTGCGCGGGTTCCTCATGGGATAATTTGTCTGCTTTCTGCACTTCGGTTTCATCGACTCACAACCCAGGCCCCTTTTGAAGTTTGGATGGCGATCGCCAACAAAGCACGTCCTCCTAAAGACGATATTCTCCCTTTGCGGATTGTTTATATGTCAGGCAAGGCTTTTAGTGAAGGCATAGAGGAGCATGACTGTGCGGGGCTGCCTGTGAAAGTGTACAGCGTTGCCAAGACAGTCGCGGATTGTTTTAAATACCGCCACAAACTTGGGATGGACGTAGCGCTTGAAGCTCTACGGGAATCCTGGAATGGCAATCGCTGCACAATAGATGAACTCTGGCATTATGCTCAAATCTGTCGCGTAGCTCGCGTTATCTATCCCTACCTAGAATCACTAACATGA
- a CDS encoding nucleotidyl transferase AbiEii/AbiGii toxin family protein: MRNLAASVHQKLLNFSKEQKDDFQSVLTRYALERFLYRLSQSPYQNQYILKGALLFSIWSDQTHRPTRDLDLLGYGKAEISHLEQVFREICLTQVEPDGLAFKADEVAGSRIKENQQYEGVRIRFRAFLSGTNTRTDRNY; the protein is encoded by the coding sequence ATGAGGAACCTAGCTGCCTCTGTTCATCAGAAGCTCTTAAATTTTTCTAAGGAGCAAAAGGATGACTTCCAATCAGTTCTAACCCGGTATGCTTTGGAGCGGTTTTTGTACCGTTTGAGCCAATCGCCCTATCAAAATCAATACATCCTTAAAGGGGCATTACTTTTTTCGATTTGGAGCGACCAAACGCATCGACCGACGCGAGACTTGGATTTACTAGGTTATGGCAAGGCAGAAATTTCTCATTTAGAGCAAGTCTTCCGAGAGATTTGTCTGACTCAGGTAGAGCCAGATGGTCTTGCATTTAAGGCGGATGAGGTAGCCGGTTCAAGAATCAAAGAAAACCAGCAGTATGAAGGGGTAAGAATTAGGTTTCGGGCGTTTTTGTCGGGGACTAATACTCGCACCGACCGTAACTATTGA
- a CDS encoding nucleotidyl transferase AbiEii/AbiGii toxin family protein, whose product MTPKAMEVEFPTILEQFPAPCLRAYPPETVIAEKFQAMVKLSIANTRLKDFYDIWFLCNKFEFKGQEISSAIQATFERRNTPLPQISPSALTLEFGQLKQKSWEAFLSKNKLNTNGASFTNVLSKLENFLMPPCLAAARGEVFNKTWRQSGYWE is encoded by the coding sequence GTGACGCCCAAAGCAATGGAGGTAGAATTTCCGACAATTTTAGAACAATTTCCAGCGCCATGTCTGCGGGCTTACCCTCCGGAAACGGTGATAGCTGAGAAATTTCAAGCAATGGTTAAGTTAAGCATAGCCAATACTCGCCTGAAAGATTTTTATGATATCTGGTTTCTTTGTAACAAGTTTGAGTTTAAAGGACAAGAAATTAGTTCGGCTATTCAGGCTACGTTTGAACGGCGCAATACACCGCTCCCTCAAATATCTCCTTCTGCTCTGACCCTTGAATTCGGTCAACTAAAACAAAAGTCGTGGGAGGCTTTTCTTTCCAAAAACAAGCTCAATACAAACGGGGCCAGCTTTACTAATGTACTTTCAAAGTTAGAAAATTTTCTGATGCCGCCATGTTTAGCGGCAGCCAGGGGGGAAGTATTTAACAAGACTTGGCGTCAATCCGGTTATTGGGAGTAA